A genome region from Leptospira langatensis includes the following:
- a CDS encoding methyl-accepting chemotaxis protein, with translation MDRGESRKIRWRLTLGLELLTSVLAVPLAVLFVIVSGGYDFQKSLALIVTSTISLCTSYVIPAIRFFYLGRILSSLEPTNWEKLNTNGKSQIKARLLNFPLVNTIFYVVQWTYGIPAAWKMMHFVFTPNLLESMPFVIMPFIIYPILGVSHFFLTESILSEVLESDKLIGMPVDEKSVRKISLFTRIIATIASIASLPIIVIGDLLIEETSGWIKLGDVRITLALTMFFLLITVVVASLLLAASIRRNSRNMSETFSEMSQGELNLLLPMISTDELGRSSKMINDFVKRLRIVVKTVIKESEKLSQSSKVLEEKTKHLATKMQEQAASTEQMSSGVEEIAASIQSTSDRAESQSETVEQARNSLSELEDRIRNVHTSLLETKNDAERMRLETSNGESALSSTRNAMSEIETNTAKMEASVNVIHEITDRIGLLSLNAAIEAARAGEAGKGFAVVAQEISKLGEQTQENAKRIRATLAEAVKATNSGREVLGNTEVAFRRIGDTAQNTSERILNVSSLSEAQLVASARVKNAFSELIRSAEEIRNHTKEQSQTSLEFSKTIGSISEATEFLNEVANDIDTLAEKLATQASSLKKEVEFFRT, from the coding sequence ATGGATAGAGGGGAATCTAGAAAAATACGATGGAGATTAACTCTCGGGCTGGAGCTACTCACCTCAGTTTTAGCGGTCCCACTAGCGGTGCTATTTGTGATCGTATCGGGAGGATACGATTTTCAAAAATCCCTCGCTCTGATCGTTACCTCAACGATAAGCTTATGTACTTCTTATGTAATCCCTGCTATTCGCTTCTTTTATTTAGGTAGGATCTTATCTTCCCTCGAACCAACTAACTGGGAGAAGTTGAACACCAATGGAAAATCCCAGATCAAAGCGAGGCTCTTGAACTTCCCTCTGGTCAATACGATATTCTATGTCGTGCAATGGACGTACGGGATCCCTGCCGCCTGGAAGATGATGCATTTTGTTTTTACTCCGAATCTACTGGAGTCCATGCCTTTTGTAATTATGCCTTTCATCATTTATCCGATCTTAGGTGTTTCGCATTTCTTTCTGACAGAGTCTATTCTTTCGGAAGTATTGGAATCGGATAAACTCATAGGTATGCCTGTGGATGAGAAATCCGTCCGAAAGATCTCCTTATTTACCAGGATCATTGCTACCATCGCTTCCATAGCTTCTCTACCTATCATTGTGATCGGCGATCTATTGATCGAAGAGACTTCCGGTTGGATCAAACTGGGAGACGTTAGGATCACTTTGGCTCTGACTATGTTCTTCCTTCTGATCACAGTAGTGGTCGCTTCCCTCTTGCTAGCCGCTAGTATCCGCAGGAATTCCAGGAATATGTCCGAGACGTTTTCAGAAATGTCTCAGGGGGAATTAAATCTACTGCTACCCATGATATCCACGGACGAGTTAGGAAGAAGCAGCAAGATGATCAACGACTTCGTAAAGAGATTACGTATCGTAGTAAAGACAGTGATCAAAGAATCCGAAAAGCTCTCTCAAAGCTCCAAGGTACTGGAAGAAAAAACCAAACACCTTGCCACCAAGATGCAGGAGCAAGCGGCCTCCACAGAACAAATGAGTTCTGGAGTCGAAGAGATCGCGGCCTCTATACAATCCACTTCGGATAGAGCGGAAAGCCAATCGGAAACTGTAGAACAGGCAAGGAATTCCCTATCGGAATTAGAGGACCGGATCCGCAACGTACACACTTCTCTCTTGGAAACTAAAAATGATGCGGAGAGAATGAGATTAGAAACTTCTAATGGAGAATCGGCACTTTCCAGTACCAGAAACGCAATGTCCGAGATCGAAACCAATACTGCTAAAATGGAAGCTAGCGTGAATGTGATCCATGAGATCACCGACAGGATCGGCTTACTCTCCTTGAACGCCGCCATAGAAGCCGCAAGAGCCGGAGAGGCAGGAAAAGGTTTCGCAGTGGTAGCGCAAGAGATCTCCAAGCTCGGAGAACAGACCCAGGAAAATGCAAAGCGGATCCGAGCAACATTGGCAGAAGCCGTCAAAGCAACTAACTCAGGAAGAGAGGTATTGGGAAATACCGAAGTTGCGTTTAGAAGGATAGGCGACACCGCTCAGAATACTTCAGAGAGGATCTTGAACGTTTCTTCCTTGTCAGAGGCCCAATTGGTCGCGAGCGCTAGAGTAAAGAATGCTTTCTCGGAATTGATACGGTCCGCAGAGGAGATACGAAATCATACGAAAGAACAGTCGCAAACCTCTTTAGAATTTTCTAAAACGATCGGGTCTATTTCCGAGGCTACCGAATTCCTGAACGAAGTTGCAAACGATATAGATACTCTTGCGGAAAAATTGGCAACCCAAGCGAGTTCCTTGAAGAAGGAAGTGGAATTCTTCCGGACTTAA
- a CDS encoding PAS domain S-box protein → MLVKSLESSVSNLHFLKQFFDRMEDGIFVFSGSGKLLDLNPAGAELIGYTSQELLKISFSKISNVASTLPEKLKLKERSEWFLDTFSSKDGTSKTMFCQALKIKGEEGQETSYWLHVRLPKSNETSQNPGAGTEIGWEVLERFFDMNPLPMAITEIETGKYLKVNQQFCIQVKYSEEEILGKSGVELGFWSSPETRTEIIEAIKKKGFVRDLEIRFMNRLGEEFWGLFSAHPIEFGGSLKLLTVTVPITDRVREEFEKQKLLEEFKENQEILSQIIRLNPTAITLSRADGTYLEANDLFLEFVGKTREEVIGKTPVELGVYYDLEDRELIRGLLTQKGVVENLEVKMGSPGGKIRSILFSARVLETGGERKILAIGHDITHIKEAQEDLRNLASELEKSKELFQKLFQLIPSYVVLTDLVSKKVVDVNERFMEFVKVTREQVVGKETIELPVWDNDPETRVKIYNQLMEKGEINNIETIFTSTDGTSIPVLYSGRVINLNGRPHVISLGTDISERAKAEAEAKRLNEEVRHNKELFEKIFQMNPAAVSLSDLETGTYMQVNEAYCELIGYTKEQIIGRTSFQLGIWKTNLDRAKIRKELEEVGWSKNVEAAINHSDGSERHVISGNRVFMLGNKMVLLALLIDITDKKKVESERDQYLAQLEESKDLFEKVFDMNPDTVTISDLETGKYINVNSMFHELMQYNKEEAIGRTVVELGIWADPEQRAKLVKQLKETGILRDIDVSFRRKDNTIVDTIFSARTVNLLGRPALVAISKDNTLAKAVAREKEEEARRLSEQTRMLLDMATDPDFASGNMESGLKHLVQMCTKTLECDRASIWLFGGKGGERLTLAIGWDRKYNEFMKPAFMDLSGYPNYLTAIKSERFVDAMDVVHDPRTKEFAESYSIPLEIDSLLDSPIFLRGELHGVICLEHRGGQRKWKGYEQQFVVTVAEQVTQLTLNSERREAKEELEVAVRTRTSELASALDNLRKTQDQLILSEKMAALGQLVAGIAHEINNPLGAISALSGELRAYLDSSPERLEKLGPNFAKAEPKYIKKLSEFIRQGIKNKETVVSREERRNILKQLKNRLSNMGFENSYDLADRLMDVGMYSYLDEFSEIFSANSNLALLDFAIEEIQTYKNAASIRLAVDRTSKIVYALKSFAHIDSGGGKIDTDLAENIETVLTIYHNQIKNGVEVELDFQARPIIPAYPDDLIQVWTNLIYNSLQAMQFKGKIKISIQDSNSDVSVSISDNGPGIPPEIKAKIFDPFYTTKAPGEGSGLGLDISRRIVLKHGGRIEFSSKPGKTVFKVILPKT, encoded by the coding sequence GTGCTGGTCAAAAGCTTGGAATCTTCCGTTTCAAATCTACATTTTTTAAAGCAGTTCTTTGATCGTATGGAAGACGGTATTTTCGTCTTCTCCGGGTCGGGTAAGCTTTTAGACCTGAATCCCGCAGGCGCCGAACTTATAGGCTATACATCTCAAGAACTCTTGAAGATCAGCTTCTCCAAGATCTCAAATGTCGCAAGTACCCTTCCCGAAAAGCTAAAATTAAAAGAAAGAAGCGAATGGTTCTTGGATACGTTCTCTTCTAAAGATGGAACCTCAAAGACAATGTTCTGTCAGGCTCTTAAGATCAAGGGAGAAGAAGGGCAGGAGACTTCTTATTGGTTGCATGTTCGTCTTCCGAAATCGAATGAGACCTCTCAAAATCCTGGCGCCGGTACGGAGATAGGCTGGGAAGTACTGGAAAGATTCTTCGATATGAATCCTCTTCCGATGGCAATCACCGAGATCGAGACCGGAAAGTATCTGAAAGTAAATCAACAATTTTGCATACAAGTCAAGTACTCCGAAGAAGAGATCCTAGGCAAGTCCGGAGTAGAATTGGGATTTTGGTCTTCTCCAGAGACAAGAACTGAGATCATAGAAGCGATCAAGAAGAAGGGATTCGTAAGAGATCTAGAGATCCGTTTTATGAATCGATTGGGAGAAGAGTTTTGGGGACTATTCTCGGCTCACCCGATCGAGTTCGGAGGATCCTTAAAATTACTCACGGTAACTGTACCTATCACGGATAGGGTTAGAGAAGAATTCGAAAAACAAAAACTACTCGAAGAATTCAAAGAAAACCAAGAGATCCTGAGCCAAATCATTCGCTTGAATCCTACCGCAATTACATTGTCCAGAGCGGACGGCACTTATCTAGAAGCAAACGACCTTTTTTTGGAATTCGTCGGAAAGACAAGAGAAGAAGTAATCGGAAAAACTCCGGTGGAACTAGGAGTATATTACGATCTCGAAGATCGCGAATTGATCCGAGGATTGCTGACCCAAAAGGGAGTAGTGGAAAATCTCGAAGTCAAGATGGGCAGTCCTGGCGGAAAGATCCGATCCATTTTATTCTCTGCCAGAGTACTGGAGACTGGAGGAGAAAGAAAGATACTCGCAATAGGGCACGATATCACTCATATCAAGGAAGCTCAGGAAGATCTTAGGAACCTTGCTTCCGAATTAGAAAAGAGTAAAGAGCTATTCCAAAAATTATTCCAATTGATCCCCTCTTACGTTGTACTTACCGATCTTGTCTCCAAGAAGGTCGTGGATGTGAACGAAAGATTTATGGAGTTCGTCAAGGTCACTCGTGAACAAGTAGTCGGTAAGGAAACGATAGAACTTCCGGTCTGGGACAACGATCCGGAAACGAGAGTTAAGATCTACAACCAACTCATGGAAAAAGGGGAGATCAATAATATAGAGACCATATTCACTTCGACGGATGGTACATCGATCCCTGTGCTCTATTCCGGAAGGGTGATCAATCTGAATGGAAGGCCGCATGTAATCTCTTTGGGCACCGATATTTCGGAAAGGGCCAAGGCGGAAGCGGAAGCCAAAAGATTAAACGAAGAAGTGCGTCATAACAAGGAGCTTTTCGAGAAGATATTCCAAATGAACCCAGCTGCTGTTTCCTTATCCGATCTGGAAACAGGAACATACATGCAGGTCAACGAAGCTTACTGCGAACTTATAGGTTATACTAAAGAACAGATCATCGGAAGGACTTCTTTTCAATTGGGGATCTGGAAGACAAATCTAGATCGCGCCAAGATCCGCAAAGAATTAGAAGAGGTAGGTTGGTCCAAGAATGTGGAAGCGGCGATCAACCATTCCGACGGTAGCGAAAGACATGTGATCTCCGGGAACAGAGTGTTTATGCTCGGAAATAAGATGGTACTTCTCGCACTTCTTATCGATATAACGGATAAGAAGAAGGTTGAGTCCGAAAGAGACCAGTATCTCGCTCAATTGGAAGAGAGTAAGGATCTATTCGAGAAAGTATTCGATATGAATCCGGATACGGTCACTATCTCCGATCTGGAAACGGGAAAATACATCAATGTAAACTCGATGTTCCATGAGTTAATGCAATACAATAAGGAAGAAGCGATCGGAAGGACTGTAGTGGAACTCGGCATCTGGGCGGATCCGGAACAAAGGGCCAAACTTGTTAAGCAACTCAAGGAAACAGGGATATTAAGAGATATAGATGTGTCCTTCCGTAGAAAAGACAATACCATTGTGGATACCATATTCTCTGCAAGAACAGTAAATCTACTGGGAAGACCTGCGTTAGTTGCTATATCAAAAGACAATACACTCGCCAAAGCAGTCGCTAGAGAAAAAGAAGAAGAAGCAAGAAGGCTATCCGAACAGACTAGAATGCTTCTGGATATGGCTACGGACCCGGACTTTGCTTCCGGAAATATGGAATCTGGCTTAAAGCATTTAGTGCAAATGTGTACGAAAACATTGGAATGCGATCGTGCCTCCATTTGGTTGTTCGGCGGTAAAGGTGGAGAGCGCCTTACTCTGGCTATCGGCTGGGATAGAAAGTACAATGAATTTATGAAGCCTGCGTTTATGGACCTTTCGGGATATCCGAATTATCTAACTGCGATCAAGTCGGAAAGATTCGTAGATGCTATGGATGTAGTTCACGATCCTCGCACGAAAGAATTTGCGGAATCCTATAGTATTCCCTTGGAAATAGATTCCTTATTGGATTCTCCTATTTTCTTAAGAGGGGAATTACACGGAGTCATTTGCTTAGAGCATAGGGGTGGCCAAAGAAAATGGAAGGGTTATGAACAGCAATTCGTGGTCACAGTTGCAGAGCAAGTCACTCAACTGACACTCAATTCGGAAAGAAGAGAGGCAAAGGAGGAACTAGAGGTCGCAGTCCGAACCAGAACCTCGGAACTCGCCTCTGCACTGGATAATTTGAGAAAGACCCAAGACCAATTGATCCTCTCCGAAAAAATGGCTGCCTTAGGACAATTAGTAGCGGGGATCGCACACGAGATCAATAATCCGTTAGGCGCCATTTCTGCATTGAGCGGAGAATTAAGAGCCTATTTGGATTCCTCTCCGGAACGTCTAGAAAAATTGGGTCCTAATTTTGCAAAGGCTGAGCCTAAGTATATCAAGAAATTATCCGAGTTCATTCGCCAAGGAATTAAGAATAAGGAAACGGTTGTCTCCAGAGAAGAAAGAAGAAATATACTGAAGCAATTGAAGAATCGCCTGAGTAATATGGGATTCGAAAATTCATACGATCTTGCCGACAGACTTATGGATGTGGGAATGTATTCTTATCTAGACGAGTTCTCCGAAATATTCAGCGCGAATTCGAATCTTGCACTTTTGGATTTTGCGATCGAAGAGATCCAGACATATAAGAATGCGGCTTCGATCCGTTTGGCTGTGGATCGTACTTCTAAGATCGTTTATGCGCTCAAAAGTTTTGCGCATATCGATTCGGGCGGAGGGAAGATCGATACGGATCTGGCGGAAAATATCGAAACGGTGCTCACAATCTATCACAACCAGATCAAGAATGGGGTTGAGGTAGAACTAGATTTCCAAGCCAGACCGATCATTCCTGCCTATCCCGACGATCTGATCCAGGTCTGGACGAACCTGATCTACAATTCTCTGCAAGCAATGCAATTCAAAGGAAAGATCAAGATCTCTATCCAGGATTCCAATTCGGATGTATCCGTTTCTATTTCGGATAACGGACCAGGAATACCGCCCGAGATCAAGGCAAAGATCTTCGATCCATTCTATACAACCAAGGCTCCCGGAGAAGGAAGCGGACTCGGCTTGGATATCTCCCGAAGGATCGTCTTAAAGCACGGAGGAAGAATAGAATTTTCTTCTAAACCGGGTAAGACCGTATTTAAGGTAATTCTACCTAAGACCTAA